CTCGCCCTTCTGAGTCGGCATGTTGTCCCAGACCTTCTGCAGAGCCTCGTTGCGCTGCCCTTCCGTAAGAAATATGCCAACTACTGCGAGACTCCCATCGGCGCCTTGATGCACTAGGTGCAGTTCCATGTCGGCGGGCATTCCGTCAACCGTGTGCTCGCTCGCGCGGTGAAAGTGAAACTGCAACAAGGCATACTGCTTGCCATCAGCAGCCAGCGTGCTGCCTGGCACGTAGCTCACCTGAATCGTATGTCCGTTGTTGACAACGTCTAGCGGCGTTGCCAGGTAACGGAACGCAAGATCGTGCGGCTTCGTCTCCGTGTCACCACTCAGGTCTATGGGTGACTGCGACACTCCGTCTTTGCATGCTGCGAATTCAGGAGAGAGATCCCCCCAGCGCGCTGGGCCTGTCTCGCCGGTATAGCCCCAGGACGCGGGATGGGTTGACTCCTTCTCGTTGGAATACGGCGGTTCCTCAGCGGATGCCGCGATGCCGGCGGCGTCGCTTTCCTTTCCCAGCATGCGCCACAAGAGGGATATAGCGGCGATTCCCGCCAACACCAAAGAGACTATTCCAACAGCTATCGGTCTTCTAAACAACAATCTATCGACCTGTCTCACGCTCGCAGCACCTCGCTGTACGTTTGGATGAATTCACCACACCTGATGGACAATAACGTGCGCCGACCATAGCATGCAAGTTTCAGTGTCTCCAGGGAAGCAATGCACGTCAATCTCTTCACTCAGAGTGCAGCCGGTCTGCGCGTTGTCGGAGCGGCCTGCGTTTCGCTGCTGTCACTTTGGCGCATGCCGGGAACGGCCAACGAGATTGCCAGGATGAAGATCAGAATGACCGCGCCCGCAACGCTTACGACTTGCGGCGCGCTCCAGCGGTCTACCAGCATGCCCATCGGCAGAGCAGCCATGGGCATCAGTGAGAACGTCATCATGTAAATGCTCATCACGCGTCCGTAGTAGGCCTGGTCGGTGTGCAGCATCACCAACGTATTGTTGAGAGACATGTAGGCATTTGCCGTAAGCCCGACGATTCCCACCATCAAGAGGCTCAAAGGCAGCCAGTTGCTGTAGGCAAAGAGCACCAGCGAAATGCCAAACAGCCCGCCGAACACCACTTGCAACAATTTCGCGTGCTGGCCTGCCGCAAGATACGCCACGAGCAATGAGCCCAGCACGCCGCCCACGCCGGTCGCTGAATTCAAGAAGCCGAGCCAGCGCGCGTCCACGCCGAGCACGTCCTCTTGAAATACGGGGAGGAGCATCTGGTAGGGTCGCCCCAGCAGTAACGGGATGAAGGCGAGGCTCATGAGCAACAGCAGCG
This DNA window, taken from Chloroflexota bacterium, encodes the following:
- a CDS encoding carbonic anhydrase family protein, producing the protein MRQVDRLLFRRPIAVGIVSLVLAGIAAISLLWRMLGKESDAAGIAASAEEPPYSNEKESTHPASWGYTGETGPARWGDLSPEFAACKDGVSQSPIDLSGDTETKPHDLAFRYLATPLDVVNNGHTIQVSYVPGSTLAADGKQYALLQFHFHRASEHTVDGMPADMELHLVHQGADGSLAVVGIFLTEGQRNEALQKVWDNMPTQKGEKRLMEGNTVDATDLLPADLAYYSYDGSLTTPPCTEDVSWFVLRKPVEASAEQLAQFAALYANNARPTQPLNGRSLFFSEDSG